In the Aromatoleum bremense genome, one interval contains:
- a CDS encoding cupin domain-containing protein, which yields MSELGTLEDLPLDYRQALAAQNLVPLWPSLRAVLPHGQPGPRTRATMWSYESLRPLLMQAGELTPIEKAERRVLVLANPGHGLEKMQASSSMYLGMQLLLPGEWAPAHRHTPNAVRMIVEGEGAYTTVNGEKCPMQRGDLILTPTGLWHEHGHDGDQAVVWLDVLDLPLVYYMEASYAVEGEKQDVAPGQRDREYLRGGVVPSPVFTRGTSAYPMLRYPWAEVRAALEALAAERPDIDAVQVAYVNPEDGSDCQNILGFSALMLRPGETLALPQRSPAMVFHVIEGGAAVAADDASFTLADADTCCVPGFARVTLKNRSTTEPAFIFIADESPLHRKLGLYEVRA from the coding sequence ATGTCGGAACTCGGAACCCTTGAAGATCTGCCGCTCGATTACCGGCAGGCGCTGGCCGCGCAGAACCTCGTGCCGCTGTGGCCGAGCCTGCGCGCGGTGCTGCCGCATGGCCAGCCCGGCCCACGCACCCGCGCGACGATGTGGTCGTACGAGAGCCTGCGGCCGCTGCTGATGCAGGCCGGCGAGCTGACGCCGATCGAGAAGGCCGAGCGCCGCGTCCTCGTGCTCGCGAACCCCGGCCACGGCCTCGAGAAGATGCAGGCGAGTTCGAGCATGTATCTCGGCATGCAGCTCCTGCTGCCGGGCGAATGGGCGCCGGCGCACCGGCACACGCCGAACGCGGTGCGCATGATCGTCGAGGGCGAAGGCGCCTACACGACGGTGAATGGCGAGAAATGCCCGATGCAGCGCGGCGACCTGATCCTGACCCCGACCGGGCTGTGGCACGAGCACGGCCACGACGGCGACCAGGCGGTGGTGTGGCTCGACGTGCTCGATCTGCCGCTCGTCTACTATATGGAAGCTTCCTACGCGGTCGAGGGCGAGAAGCAGGACGTCGCACCCGGCCAGCGCGACCGTGAATACCTGCGCGGCGGTGTCGTGCCGAGCCCGGTGTTCACCCGCGGCACGTCGGCCTATCCGATGCTGCGCTACCCGTGGGCCGAAGTCCGTGCAGCGCTCGAAGCGCTCGCCGCTGAGCGTCCCGACATCGACGCGGTGCAGGTCGCGTACGTGAATCCCGAAGACGGCAGCGACTGCCAGAACATCCTCGGTTTTTCGGCACTGATGCTACGCCCGGGCGAGACGCTCGCGCTGCCGCAACGCTCCCCGGCGATGGTGTTTCACGTCATCGAGGGCGGCGCGGCGGTTGCCGCCGACGACGCAAGCTTCACGCTCGCAGACGCCGATACCTGCTGCGTCCCCGGCTTTGCGCGCGTGACGCTGAAGAACCGCTCCACGACCGAACCGGCGTTCATCTTCATCGCCGACGAAAGCCCGTTGCACCGCAAGCTGGGACTCTACGAAGTCCGCGCGTAA
- the maiA gene encoding maleylacetoacetate isomerase, which produces MQLYNFFRSGTSHRLRIALNLKGLDYDYVAVDLRTDEHLGAQFTALNPQGLVPALVDGELTLIQSPAIIEWLEERYPTPALLPSDVDERARVRALAAIVGCDIHPINNRRILEYLRKTLGCDEAAVLRWCATWISAGFDALEALLAADKSRGQFCFGNAPTLADVYLVPQVESARRFNVDLGPYPNIVAIDRRCGEFDAFRRAAPAVQPDAK; this is translated from the coding sequence ATGCAACTCTACAACTTCTTCCGCAGCGGCACTTCGCACCGTCTGCGCATTGCGCTGAACCTCAAAGGGCTCGACTACGACTACGTCGCGGTCGACCTGCGCACCGATGAACATCTCGGCGCGCAGTTCACCGCGCTGAACCCGCAAGGGCTGGTGCCGGCGCTCGTCGACGGCGAGCTGACGCTGATCCAGTCGCCGGCGATCATCGAGTGGCTCGAAGAGCGCTACCCGACGCCCGCGCTGCTGCCGTCCGATGTCGACGAGCGGGCGCGCGTGCGCGCACTGGCCGCGATCGTCGGCTGCGACATCCACCCGATCAACAACCGGCGCATCCTCGAATACCTCCGGAAGACCCTTGGCTGCGACGAGGCGGCGGTGTTGCGCTGGTGCGCGACGTGGATCTCGGCCGGTTTCGACGCGCTCGAGGCGCTGCTCGCGGCCGACAAGTCGCGCGGGCAGTTCTGCTTCGGCAATGCGCCGACGCTCGCCGACGTCTATCTGGTGCCGCAAGTCGAGAGCGCGCGTCGCTTCAACGTCGATCTCGGCCCCTACCCGAATATCGTCGCCATCGACCGCCGCTGCGGCGAGTTCGACGCCTTCCGCCGCGCAGCCCCGGCCGTGCAGCCGGACGCGAAATGA
- a CDS encoding radical SAM/SPASM domain-containing protein, with protein sequence MNAPELRRPIVGNRVELNIFTTLACNLKCSYCSIAVGDVLGSQGKVAYSLDTLDAFIATHLADKEIYVTFYGGEPTLNIPFMAALMERHPTFRFQLQTNGTLLHRLPEAVLTKLSNVLVSVDGAEHTTDHYRGRGVYRKVTANIEKIRPKLGGKLTARVTWGHPDISFDELDSLLPAFDYVYWQFTQAEGFYDAEAMPRKKEALSLLIDKFFASPALYPFIPLMGTVRNKVLPSRAREACSGLSQCRASTHILNILPDGRIFPCPDLTHRPEMQQGDLVANWLKASPLQPTPAMPCESCEALAFCRRNCMKNLYVGYVLDDAPYREQVVEPICELVKFMGAEIDRRNPHAWFANAPLAVRREITDCEIYDYVEVMP encoded by the coding sequence ATGAACGCACCCGAACTGCGCCGGCCGATCGTCGGCAACCGCGTCGAACTCAACATCTTCACGACGCTCGCCTGCAACCTGAAGTGCTCGTACTGCTCGATTGCGGTCGGCGACGTGCTCGGCTCGCAGGGCAAGGTCGCGTATTCACTCGACACGCTCGACGCCTTCATCGCGACGCATCTGGCCGACAAGGAGATCTACGTCACGTTCTACGGCGGCGAGCCGACGCTGAACATCCCGTTCATGGCCGCATTGATGGAACGCCACCCGACCTTCCGCTTCCAGCTGCAGACCAACGGCACGCTGCTGCACCGGCTGCCGGAGGCGGTGCTCACGAAGCTGTCGAACGTGCTCGTGTCGGTCGATGGCGCCGAGCACACGACCGACCATTACCGTGGCCGCGGCGTGTATCGCAAGGTGACGGCGAACATCGAAAAGATCCGGCCGAAGCTCGGCGGCAAGCTGACCGCGCGCGTGACGTGGGGACACCCGGACATCAGCTTCGACGAGCTCGACAGCCTGCTGCCGGCCTTCGACTACGTGTATTGGCAGTTCACGCAGGCCGAAGGCTTCTACGATGCTGAAGCCATGCCCCGCAAGAAGGAAGCGCTCTCGCTGCTGATCGACAAGTTCTTCGCTTCACCCGCGCTGTACCCGTTCATTCCGCTGATGGGCACCGTGCGCAACAAGGTGCTGCCGTCGCGCGCTCGCGAAGCGTGCAGCGGACTGTCGCAATGCCGCGCGTCGACGCATATCCTCAACATCCTGCCGGACGGGCGCATCTTCCCGTGCCCGGACCTGACGCACCGTCCCGAGATGCAGCAGGGCGACCTCGTCGCGAACTGGCTGAAGGCGAGCCCGCTGCAGCCGACGCCGGCGATGCCGTGCGAGTCGTGCGAGGCGCTCGCGTTCTGCCGCCGCAACTGCATGAAGAACCTCTACGTCGGCTACGTGCTCGACGACGCACCGTACCGCGAGCAGGTCGTCGAGCCGATCTGCGAACTCGTGAAGTTCATGGGCGCCGAGATCGACCGCCGCAACCCGCACGCGTGGTTCGCGAACGCACCGCTTGCGGTACGGCGCGAGATCACCGACTGCGAGATCTACGACTACGTTGAAGTGATGCCGTAG
- a CDS encoding YbfB/YjiJ family MFS transporter: MNEQKERIKILCAGIFSLILVLGVARFAYTPLLPLMQQQAGLGIAEAGWLAAVNYAGYLCGAVLAAMISDLVLKDRLYRIGMVIAVLSTAMMGLTTDSTVWAVSRFVAGLSSAAGMLFGTGLILNWLIRHNHRSELGIHFAGIGLGIAGCAAAVALMSSWLDWREQWFAFTAFGCVLLVPALRWLPPPDRSAVTKSGEVMTDRPPTALFMRLFMVAYFCAGIGYVVSATFIVAIVDQLPGLAGRGTLVFLAIGVAAAPACIVWDFVARRTGDLNALILAAVLQIGGILLPLAGGLPAALAGALLFGGTFIGMVSLVLTMAGRYYPTRPAKMMGKMTVSYGIAQIIAPALTGWLAGSLGSYAAGLYLAAAAMVVGVVLLLVLKAVERREAAGAVPAFEA; encoded by the coding sequence ATGAACGAACAGAAAGAACGGATCAAGATTTTATGCGCAGGCATCTTCAGCCTGATTCTCGTGCTCGGTGTCGCGCGTTTCGCGTATACCCCGCTGCTGCCGCTGATGCAGCAGCAGGCGGGGCTCGGGATCGCCGAGGCCGGCTGGCTGGCGGCCGTCAACTACGCCGGCTATCTGTGCGGCGCGGTGCTCGCCGCGATGATCAGCGACCTCGTGCTCAAGGACCGCCTGTACCGGATCGGGATGGTCATCGCAGTCCTGAGCACCGCGATGATGGGCCTGACGACCGACTCCACCGTCTGGGCGGTGTCGCGCTTCGTCGCTGGGCTGAGCAGCGCCGCGGGCATGCTGTTCGGCACCGGGCTGATCCTCAACTGGCTGATCCGTCACAACCATCGCAGCGAACTTGGCATCCACTTCGCCGGAATCGGCCTCGGCATCGCCGGCTGCGCGGCGGCCGTCGCGCTGATGAGTTCGTGGCTCGACTGGCGCGAGCAGTGGTTCGCGTTCACCGCGTTCGGCTGCGTGCTCCTGGTCCCGGCGCTGCGCTGGCTGCCGCCACCCGATCGCAGCGCGGTAACGAAGAGCGGCGAGGTCATGACCGACCGGCCGCCGACTGCGCTGTTCATGCGCCTCTTCATGGTCGCGTACTTCTGCGCGGGGATCGGCTACGTCGTCAGCGCGACCTTCATCGTCGCGATCGTCGACCAGTTGCCGGGACTCGCCGGGCGCGGCACGCTGGTGTTCCTCGCGATCGGCGTCGCCGCGGCGCCGGCCTGCATCGTCTGGGACTTCGTCGCGCGCCGCACCGGGGACCTCAACGCGCTGATCCTCGCGGCGGTGCTGCAGATCGGCGGCATCCTGCTGCCGCTCGCCGGCGGCCTTCCCGCGGCACTCGCCGGCGCACTGCTGTTCGGCGGCACCTTCATCGGCATGGTCAGCCTCGTGCTGACGATGGCCGGCCGCTACTACCCGACGCGACCGGCGAAAATGATGGGCAAAATGACTGTTTCGTACGGCATCGCGCAGATCATCGCCCCGGCGCTGACCGGCTGGCTCGCGGGCTCGCTCGGCAGCTACGCCGCGGGACTGTACCTCGCGGCCGCGGCGATGGTCGTCGGCGTCGTCCTGCTGCTGGTGCTGAAAGCGGTCGAAAGGCGCGAAGCCGCGGGGGCCGTGCCGGCCTTCGAAGCCTGA
- a CDS encoding fumarylacetoacetate hydrolase family protein: MNQSEYVFTPPPVHSLPIRDNDARFPINRLFFVGRNYYAHSVEMGNPVNKATSRPFYFTKAPSTLTESGATVAYPPGTKNFHYEMELVVAIGAPGFRVAETDAEKLIYGYACGLDMTRRDLQLVAREQGRPWDLGKDVEQSSVASEIVPKGDLGVVAKGAIELAVNGQTKQSSDVSLLIWSIPEIIADLSQFYHLQPGDLIYTGTPEGVGAVNPGDRLTGRIDGIGEISLVIGQPE; encoded by the coding sequence ATGAACCAGTCCGAATACGTTTTCACCCCGCCGCCGGTCCACTCGCTGCCGATTCGCGACAACGACGCCCGTTTTCCGATCAACCGCCTGTTCTTCGTCGGCCGCAACTATTACGCGCACTCGGTCGAGATGGGGAACCCGGTCAACAAGGCGACCTCCCGACCGTTCTACTTCACCAAGGCACCTTCGACACTGACCGAATCCGGCGCGACCGTCGCGTATCCCCCCGGGACGAAGAACTTCCACTATGAGATGGAACTCGTCGTCGCGATCGGCGCGCCCGGTTTTCGCGTCGCCGAAACCGATGCGGAAAAGCTCATCTACGGCTACGCCTGCGGCCTCGACATGACGCGCCGCGACCTGCAGCTCGTCGCGCGTGAGCAGGGACGCCCGTGGGATCTCGGCAAGGACGTCGAGCAGTCATCGGTCGCCTCCGAAATCGTGCCGAAGGGCGACCTCGGCGTCGTCGCGAAAGGCGCGATCGAGCTCGCAGTCAACGGCCAGACGAAGCAGTCGTCCGACGTGTCGTTGCTGATCTGGAGCATCCCCGAGATCATCGCCGACCTGTCGCAGTTCTATCACCTGCAGCCGGGCGACCTGATCTACACCGGCACGCCCGAAGGCGTCGGCGCAGTCAATCCGGGCGACCGGCTCACCGGGCGGATCGACGGCATCGGCGAAATCAGCCTCGTGATCGGCCAGCCGGAATAA
- a CDS encoding 3-hydroxybenzoate 6-monooxygenase, whose product MSEQLPVIVAGGGIGGLAAALALVRQGFSVEVLEQAAEIGEIGAGIQLGPNAFHAFDALGVGDKARTRAVYTDEMVMHDALDESLVGRIPTGEAFRKRFGNPYAVIHRVDVHLSLLEGAQETGRVEFLTSTRAERIEQDDNGVTVFDQHGNAHRGIALIGADGVKSAVRAQYVNDPPRVTGHVVYRAVIDKKDFPENLQWNAASIWVGPNCHLVHYPLRGGEQYNVVVTFHSRQQEEWGVTEGSREEVQSYFQGICPKARQLIDLPKSWKRWATADREPIGQWSFGRVTLLGDAAHPTTQYMAQGACMALEDAVTLGEALRVHDNDFIRAFDLYQRSRVARTARIVLSSREMGRIYHAKGVERLVRNDLWKGRTPERFYDAMEWLYGWNVDNCLAATA is encoded by the coding sequence ATGAGCGAGCAACTTCCCGTAATCGTTGCCGGCGGCGGCATCGGCGGCCTGGCCGCGGCACTGGCGCTGGTGCGCCAGGGGTTTTCGGTCGAGGTGCTGGAGCAAGCAGCCGAGATCGGCGAGATCGGCGCCGGCATCCAGCTCGGCCCCAACGCGTTCCATGCCTTCGACGCTCTGGGCGTCGGCGACAAGGCGCGCACCCGCGCAGTCTATACGGACGAGATGGTGATGCACGACGCGCTCGATGAGAGCCTCGTTGGCCGCATCCCCACCGGCGAGGCGTTCCGCAAGCGCTTCGGTAATCCCTATGCCGTCATCCATCGCGTCGATGTGCACTTGTCGCTGCTCGAAGGCGCGCAGGAGACCGGCCGCGTCGAATTCCTGACGTCGACCCGCGCCGAGCGCATCGAGCAGGACGACAACGGCGTAACGGTGTTCGACCAGCATGGCAACGCCCACCGCGGTATCGCGCTGATCGGCGCCGACGGCGTGAAGTCGGCGGTGCGCGCGCAGTACGTCAATGACCCGCCACGCGTCACCGGCCACGTGGTCTACCGCGCGGTGATCGACAAGAAGGATTTCCCGGAAAACCTGCAATGGAACGCCGCGAGCATCTGGGTCGGCCCGAACTGCCATCTCGTGCATTACCCGCTGCGCGGCGGCGAGCAGTACAACGTCGTGGTGACCTTCCACAGCCGCCAGCAGGAAGAGTGGGGCGTCACCGAAGGCAGCCGCGAGGAGGTGCAGAGCTATTTCCAGGGCATCTGCCCGAAGGCACGCCAGCTGATCGACCTGCCCAAGAGCTGGAAGCGCTGGGCGACCGCCGACCGCGAGCCGATCGGCCAGTGGTCGTTCGGCCGCGTCACGCTGCTCGGCGATGCGGCGCACCCGACAACGCAATACATGGCCCAGGGCGCGTGCATGGCGCTCGAAGACGCCGTGACGCTCGGCGAAGCGCTGCGTGTCCATGACAATGACTTCATCCGGGCTTTCGACCTGTACCAGCGTTCGCGCGTCGCCCGCACCGCGCGCATCGTGCTGTCGTCGCGCGAGATGGGCCGCATCTACCACGCCAAGGGCGTCGAACGCCTGGTGCGCAACGACCTGTGGAAAGGCCGCACGCCGGAACGCTTCTACGACGCGATGGAGTGGCTGTACGGCTGGAACGTCGATAACTGCCTCGCCGCGACGGCATGA
- the ftsY gene encoding signal recognition particle-docking protein FtsY, whose product MFGFLKKKPAKPNAVEDKAQPGEIPAAEPALDQAEPIAEAVRPAPPAEAGPDFEAPFEAPLPLAAEIARPAAKRSWSERLKAGLSRTRQQLGGGLASLFGRRKIDEELLEELEATLLMADCGVEATQHLLGELRKRWKRDRLETADQLQKALADELHAILLPLEEPLDVSGHSPYIIMIAGVNGSGKTTSIGKLAKYFQAQGRSVLLAAGDTFRAAAREQLMTWGQRNNVTVIAQDGGDSAAVIFDAINAAKARRIDVVLADTAGRLPTQLHLMDEIAKVKRVIAKASPTGPHEVLLVLDANIGQNALAQVKAFDSAIGVTGLVVTKLDGTAKGGVVAAIARQYPRPLRFIGVGEGIDDLQPFKAREFVDALFDTNGAGSAA is encoded by the coding sequence ATGTTTGGTTTCCTGAAAAAAAAGCCCGCGAAGCCCAACGCGGTGGAAGACAAGGCGCAGCCGGGCGAGATCCCGGCCGCGGAGCCCGCGCTCGATCAGGCCGAACCGATCGCCGAAGCGGTGCGGCCGGCGCCACCGGCCGAAGCCGGTCCCGACTTTGAAGCTCCCTTTGAAGCCCCCCTCCCGCTCGCCGCGGAGATTGCCAGGCCGGCCGCGAAACGTTCGTGGTCCGAGCGGCTCAAGGCGGGACTCAGCCGTACCCGCCAGCAGCTCGGCGGGGGGCTCGCGAGCCTCTTCGGCCGGCGCAAGATTGACGAGGAGCTGCTCGAGGAGCTCGAGGCGACGCTGCTGATGGCCGACTGCGGCGTCGAGGCGACGCAGCACCTGCTCGGCGAACTGCGCAAGCGCTGGAAGCGCGACCGGCTCGAGACTGCCGACCAGCTGCAGAAGGCGCTCGCCGACGAGTTGCACGCGATCCTGCTGCCGCTCGAGGAACCGCTCGACGTGTCCGGCCACAGTCCCTACATCATCATGATCGCCGGCGTGAACGGCTCGGGCAAGACGACCTCGATCGGCAAGCTCGCGAAATATTTCCAGGCGCAGGGCAGGAGCGTGCTGCTCGCTGCCGGCGACACGTTTCGCGCCGCGGCGCGCGAACAGCTGATGACGTGGGGTCAGCGCAACAACGTCACCGTCATCGCGCAGGACGGCGGCGACTCGGCGGCGGTGATCTTCGACGCGATCAACGCGGCCAAGGCACGCCGCATCGATGTCGTGCTCGCCGACACCGCGGGGCGGCTGCCGACGCAGCTGCATCTGATGGACGAGATCGCGAAAGTCAAACGGGTCATCGCGAAGGCTTCCCCGACCGGGCCGCACGAAGTGCTGCTCGTTCTCGACGCCAACATCGGCCAGAACGCGCTGGCGCAGGTGAAGGCTTTCGACAGCGCGATCGGCGTCACCGGCCTCGTCGTCACGAAGCTCGACGGCACCGCGAAAGGCGGAGTCGTCGCCGCGATCGCACGGCAGTACCCGCGGCCGCTGCGCTTCATCGGCGTCGGCGAAGGGATCGACGACCTGCAGCCGTTCAAGGCGCGCGAGTTCGTCGACGCGCTGTTCGATACGAACGGAGCCGGCAGCGCGGCATGA
- a CDS encoding LysR family transcriptional regulator, giving the protein MGTLEIRQLSVFDEIYKTRSVSRAAENLGLGQPAVSIALGKLREHFGDPLFVRTSAGMEPTPLGEELAEPIRVAVAAVAAASGHRAEFDPTRARRTFRIAMTDISQLVLLPRLWERLRTVAPGIHIDIANLSANTAGMLESGEVDVALGFMPQFEAGFYQQALFRQHYVCMASATHPRIRGGLTLAQFEAEEHAVVSTSGTGHLIIDREIARQDIKRRVVLRIPSFVGIAYVVERTALLVTIPQRLGELLADEERLRVYPVPFPLPEYAVKQHWHERYNNDPGNRWLRALIQELLSTPLAP; this is encoded by the coding sequence ATGGGAACTCTGGAAATTCGTCAGTTGAGCGTCTTCGACGAAATCTACAAGACGCGCAGCGTCAGCCGCGCGGCCGAGAATCTCGGGCTCGGCCAGCCGGCGGTGAGTATCGCGCTCGGCAAGCTGCGCGAGCATTTCGGTGACCCGCTGTTCGTGCGCACCTCGGCGGGCATGGAGCCGACGCCGCTCGGCGAGGAACTGGCCGAGCCGATACGCGTTGCCGTCGCGGCGGTTGCGGCCGCCTCGGGTCATCGCGCCGAATTCGATCCGACGCGGGCTCGCCGCACTTTCCGCATCGCAATGACCGACATCAGCCAGCTCGTGCTGCTGCCCCGACTGTGGGAACGGCTGCGCACCGTCGCGCCCGGCATCCATATCGACATCGCGAATCTCTCGGCGAACACCGCCGGCATGCTCGAGTCGGGCGAGGTCGACGTCGCGCTCGGCTTCATGCCGCAGTTCGAGGCCGGCTTCTACCAGCAGGCGCTGTTCCGGCAGCACTACGTCTGCATGGCGAGCGCGACGCACCCGCGGATTCGCGGCGGCCTGACGCTGGCGCAGTTCGAAGCCGAGGAGCACGCCGTCGTCAGCACTTCCGGCACCGGCCACCTGATCATCGACCGCGAGATCGCGCGCCAGGACATCAAGCGTCGCGTCGTGCTGCGCATCCCGAGCTTCGTCGGCATCGCCTACGTCGTCGAGCGCACCGCGCTGCTCGTGACGATCCCTCAGCGCCTGGGCGAACTGCTCGCCGACGAGGAGCGGCTGCGCGTGTACCCGGTGCCTTTCCCGCTGCCCGAATATGCCGTCAAGCAGCACTGGCACGAGCGCTACAACAACGATCCAGGCAACCGCTGGCTGCGCGCGCTGATCCAGGAGCTGCTGTCGACGCCGCTCGCGCCGTGA
- a CDS encoding LysR substrate-binding domain-containing protein: MMELVALRTFQAVVEEGGILAASRKLNTVQSNVTSRIRRLEEELGTELFFRKGRGIELAPSGRVLLEYARRMLLLERQTTAAMRQVGESAGELRIGTMETFAALHLPAGLKAVRAAHPGLELRVQADTSAALTEKVLDHKLDCAFVAGPVKHPDLQFDELVVEELVQVCADGAGPQALPLIIFREGCAYRARALAWQRASGQACADVMEFGTLEGILGCVSVGLGWTLMPRRVVERSPLAAELVIEPLPTDVGRVPTGMVRRRDAPPQVVLTTLAAALAGGAP, encoded by the coding sequence ATGATGGAACTTGTCGCGTTGCGGACCTTCCAGGCCGTCGTCGAGGAGGGGGGCATCCTCGCTGCGTCGCGCAAGCTCAACACCGTGCAGTCGAACGTCACCAGCCGGATCCGCCGGCTCGAGGAAGAGCTGGGGACCGAGCTCTTTTTCCGCAAGGGGCGCGGGATCGAGCTCGCGCCGTCCGGCCGCGTGCTGCTCGAATACGCGCGCCGGATGCTGCTGCTCGAACGCCAGACGACCGCAGCGATGCGGCAGGTCGGCGAGAGCGCGGGGGAATTGCGGATCGGCACGATGGAGACTTTCGCCGCGCTGCACCTGCCCGCGGGGCTGAAGGCCGTGCGCGCCGCACATCCGGGGCTGGAGCTGCGGGTGCAGGCGGACACCAGTGCAGCGCTGACCGAGAAGGTGCTCGACCACAAGCTCGACTGCGCGTTCGTTGCCGGACCGGTGAAGCACCCCGATCTTCAGTTTGACGAACTCGTCGTCGAGGAACTCGTGCAGGTGTGCGCCGACGGCGCCGGCCCGCAGGCGCTGCCGCTGATCATTTTCCGTGAAGGCTGCGCGTACCGTGCCCGGGCGCTTGCCTGGCAGCGTGCGAGCGGGCAGGCGTGCGCCGACGTGATGGAATTCGGCACGCTCGAAGGAATCCTCGGCTGCGTGTCGGTCGGGCTGGGCTGGACGCTGATGCCGCGGCGTGTCGTCGAGCGCTCGCCGCTCGCCGCCGAACTCGTGATCGAGCCGTTGCCGACGGACGTCGGCCGCGTGCCGACCGGGATGGTTCGCCGTCGCGACGCGCCGCCGCAGGTGGTGCTGACGACGCTCGCGGCGGCGCTCGCCGGCGGGGCGCCCTGA
- a CDS encoding cell division ATP-binding protein FtsE, whose product MIVFEEVVKRYPGGYTALAGVSFEIPAGELAVLSGHSGAGKSTLLKLIAAIERPTSGTVRISGQDVSGLRRRAIPYLRRNLGLVLQESRLLYDRNVFDNVMLPLVITGHPPRDAAKRVAAALDRVGLAGREREMPAGLSGGEQQRVAIARAIVNRPSILIADEPTAHLDTAYAAEIATLFKSFNAAGVTVLVSTHDDRLFAKHQPRRIVLGKGLLIEAAA is encoded by the coding sequence ATGATCGTTTTCGAAGAGGTCGTGAAGCGTTATCCCGGCGGCTACACCGCACTCGCCGGCGTGAGCTTCGAGATCCCTGCCGGCGAACTCGCGGTGCTGTCCGGGCACTCCGGCGCGGGCAAGAGCACGCTGCTGAAACTGATCGCCGCGATCGAGCGCCCGACCTCGGGCACGGTGCGCATCAGCGGCCAGGACGTGTCCGGCCTGCGGCGGCGCGCGATTCCGTACCTGCGCCGCAATCTCGGGCTCGTGCTGCAGGAAAGCCGGCTGCTGTACGACCGCAACGTGTTCGACAACGTGATGCTGCCGCTTGTGATCACCGGCCATCCGCCGCGTGATGCGGCAAAGCGCGTCGCCGCTGCGCTCGACCGCGTCGGCCTCGCAGGGCGCGAGCGCGAAATGCCGGCCGGGCTGTCCGGCGGCGAGCAGCAGCGGGTCGCGATCGCGCGAGCGATCGTCAACCGGCCCTCGATCCTGATCGCCGATGAGCCGACCGCGCACCTCGATACCGCCTACGCGGCCGAGATCGCGACCCTCTTCAAGTCCTTCAACGCGGCGGGCGTCACGGTGCTCGTGTCGACCCATGACGATCGCCTGTTCGCCAAGCACCAGCCGCGCCGGATCGTGCTCGGCAAAGGCCTGCTTATCGAGGCCGCGGCATGA
- the ftsX gene encoding permease-like cell division protein FtsX — MMNWFSLHLRAFALALRRLVAQPLGTLLSALVVGIALSLPAAGYLLLDNVASLARGVSGTPEISVFMAQDASDADIAAIEKRLRADGELAGYRHVPKDEALRQLEHSGLGDVLGGLTSNPLPDAFIVTSGSDDPAAYEALHARFAAWPGVAHVQLDSAWVKRLHALLGLGQSAVLLLAGLLGFALVIVTFNTIRLQILTQRHEIDVSRLLGATDRFIRRPFYWFGTLQGLLGGGVALATVWATVQALGGPVASLAETYGAVFTLSGPGLRESAAILGFAAFLGWLGSAISVRRHLAERLT, encoded by the coding sequence ATGATGAACTGGTTTTCGCTGCATCTGCGCGCGTTCGCGCTGGCGCTGCGGCGCCTCGTCGCGCAACCGCTAGGAACGCTGCTGTCGGCGCTCGTCGTCGGCATCGCGCTGTCGCTGCCGGCGGCCGGCTACCTGCTCCTCGACAACGTCGCGTCGCTCGCGCGCGGCGTCTCCGGAACGCCTGAAATCAGCGTGTTCATGGCGCAGGACGCGTCGGACGCCGACATCGCCGCGATCGAGAAGCGGCTGCGCGCCGACGGCGAGCTCGCCGGCTACCGCCATGTGCCCAAGGACGAGGCGCTGCGGCAACTCGAGCACAGCGGCCTTGGCGACGTGCTCGGCGGCCTGACGTCGAACCCCCTGCCCGACGCGTTCATCGTCACGTCGGGCAGCGACGATCCGGCGGCGTACGAAGCGCTGCACGCGCGCTTTGCGGCGTGGCCGGGCGTCGCCCACGTGCAGCTCGATTCGGCGTGGGTCAAGCGCCTGCATGCGCTGCTCGGGCTCGGGCAGTCCGCGGTGCTGCTGCTCGCCGGGCTGCTGGGCTTCGCGCTCGTCATCGTCACGTTCAACACGATCCGGCTGCAGATCCTCACGCAGCGTCACGAGATCGACGTCAGCCGCCTGCTCGGCGCGACCGACCGCTTCATCCGCCGCCCGTTCTACTGGTTCGGCACTTTGCAGGGCCTGCTCGGCGGCGGCGTCGCGCTGGCGACCGTGTGGGCGACCGTGCAGGCGCTCGGCGGGCCGGTTGCGAGTCTCGCCGAGACTTACGGTGCGGTGTTCACGCTGAGCGGGCCGGGCCTGCGCGAGAGCGCGGCGATCCTCGGCTTCGCCGCGTTCCTCGGCTGGCTCGGCAGCGCGATCTCGGTACGCCGCCATCTTGCCGAACGCCTGACGTAA